The stretch of DNA CATAAGAAGTACAAATATTATCAATACATTTTATTATGTCAGGAGAACAGTTATTATGGACCTTCTCATTTCGCACTCTCCAAATAGTATCCACCACAATCGAGGCATACAAGAAAACATCGTTAGCTTCGATCCCTCTTTTATTTAAATCCCAGATAAACTTGACCCAGTCCCAAACACGGATGCCAATATCACACACTGGGAAAATGCCCCAGGGAGAAGATCGCCAAAGATGAAAAGCTAAATCACAGGATAGGAAAAGATGTTCAAAGGATTCCTCCCCCATTCCACATAAAGGGCAGCTAGTATCCTCTATGTGGAATCTATTTCCAATAACCGCTCGAACAGGGAGGGCATTCGAAAGGATGCTCCACCACAGAACCTTGTGACGCTCTAGAATTTTGCTATTCCAAAGCTTATTCCAGAGTTTCGGAGCAACCTCACAGTGAGGAGCTCTTTCCAAAGCTTGGGCCAGATACGCCGATTTAGTGGAGAAACACCCCTTCCTTTCAAGCGTCCAAACCCATCTATCGGTACCAATCCCAGAGGGATTGCCTCCTTTAAGAATGTCTGAGACCGTTTCACAGTCAAATATGCTTCGCAGCTTTTGAATATCCCACTTCCCATTACTTAGCATAAGGTCAGCCACACAGTTCAGGTTGGAAGGGTTACCCTGGAGTGGTTTCGGGTGGAACCCTTTTCTATGCGGAATCCAGGGATCACCCCAGATCTTCGTGTTCTCCCCATTAGCAACCAACTTACAAGCTCCTTTCCTCAGAATGGATGTTGCCTTCACCACACTCTTCCAAAACCAAGAATCTGAATCTTTGTATCTGCAGCTAAGGAAATCTTTCCCTTTGAGGTATTTGGCTTTAAGAACTCGACAACACAAAGATTGGCTTCCATTCAAGATATTCCAACCCCATTTTGCCAGAAATGCCTGATTCATCTCCTTAGTTTTCCTGAATCCAAGACCACCCAAAGATTTAGGAAGACAAAGTTTATCCCAAGCCTTAAGATGAATACCGTGATTTCGTTTCTCAAAACCCCACCAAAAATCTCTAACCATTCCATCAATTTTGTTTACCATTCTAGTAGAGAGTTTCGAAGTTTGCATCGCATACATAGGCATGGCCAAGCCCACTGACTTAATCAGAGTAGCTCGGCCTGCTTTGGATAGAGTTTTAGCCTTCCAACCCTGAAGCTTTGCGGTAAGGTTGTCAAGGATAAAGTTGAAATCACCATCCTTTTGTCTGGATCTAAACAGGGGCAGGCCCAAGTATTTAATGCATCCTTCAGGATAATCAATTCCCAAAGCTTCCTTGATTTCTTCTCGCCGTcttaaaggggtatttttactAAAGAAAATAGACGTTTTGAGCTTATTCACCTGTTGACCAGACCACGAGCAAAAATTCTCTAAGCATCTCCAGAATCCATTCACCTCACGTAAATTAGCTCGACCAACCAGAATTAGGTCATCCGCAAAGAAAATATGAGAGAGAACGGGTCCACCTCTACTTAGCTTAACTCCCTTAATAGACCCCTGATCAAGGGCATCATTAAATAATCGTGAAAGGACTTCAGCTGCCCAAATGAAAAGATAAGGGGAAAGGGGATCGCCCTGTCGAATACCACAAGACGGGTTAATCCTTCCAACCTGACCCCCATTAAGGCAGATATTTAAAGAAGAAGTGGAGACGCACTGAGAAATCCAAAGCCGGAATTTTTGGGGGATTCCGTAGCAACCCAAGACATGATCAATAAATCTCCAGCTCAACTTATCATAAGCTTTGACTAGATCAATTTTTATAGCGAAGAGACCCTCCTTGCCTTTCTTTCTATTGAACGAGTGAATGATTTCTTGGACTATAACATTGTTGTCATGGATATTCCGCCCCGGAACAAAGGCCGCTTGGGTTGGACAGATAAGTGAAGGGAGAAGGGGTTTTATCTTGTTCGCTAGAATCTTAGAGATTACTTTGTACACCACATTACACAGAGAGATGGGCCTGAAATGATTGGTTCAGGTAGGGTTTTGAACCTTAGGAATAAGGACAACATTGGTGGCATTTATCCCTCTATGCATATTCCCAGAAATGAAAAAATCTGAGACCGCCTCACAAAAGTCAACTCCAACAGACTCCCAATAATGTTTATAGAAAAGAACAGACATTCCATCGGGACccggagccttatggttattcATGGCAAAGAGAGCTCTTTTGATTTCATCTGCACTAGGGCAGCTAAGAAGGATCTCCGAGTCCTCTTGAGAGATTTTTTGAGGAAATAAGTGAGCACAATTATATTCCACACCATTATCAGTTCCAACAAAGATACCCTTAAAGAAATCAATAAATTCTTTAAGCTTGAGAAAAGTTGTGCTTCACAAACCAAACTACAGATTACAGAAGTAGTTGGACTGGGCTAACCTTTCCATATTGAGATACTTTTTTGCCACTGACATTGGGGCTAACTATTTCGAGTTGGGTCGTTCTTAATAATAGCTGGGCTGCCTTCCACTTTTTTTTCAATCTTGGTAACATTAGTTTCTTATATCTTTGATTTGTATCACTTTTTTTCATAGACAATTTCTTTTAGTCTATTCTTTCTAGAAAATGGATCCTCCTTTGTCTGTTGATGGTAAAAACTTATTTATGGCTTTCCAAAAGTGATAACTAACTATGGCTTAAAGAGATATTAAGTAATGTCATGTTGcacaaaaatcacaaaataattttttcacgATAAAAGTCACTATCATCGCTGTTTTTGTCCaccaaataatttttattatgacTAAGTTCACATtcgttaaaatatttaaaaattaaaatgaatattGATGTGATGTGTGTTCAtgtttagagaaaaaaaaaaaaaaaaaaaaaagcagcgATTCTCTACAGTCCCATAATAAAATTAAGGGATTATTtcatatttaacaaaaaaaagtcAATAATATTACAATAATATAGCTGTACAAAATCTTAAACATCTTTTACGGTTTAGAAgtttttcttttacaaaaatacagactaatattttaatgttgtttattttgttgttgtttatcattattactattttcattattgttttttcttttttggttaTTTTCACATTGTTTTTATAACACattgtaaaattgtaattaataacataaaaaaactgtaaaattgaagaaaaaaaaattgtaaaatgtaACGAGCCTTGCGCCCTCGCCCAAGGCAACAAAtgctcaaatttattttttttaacatattattttatattttcactatttacttaaaattttaattattttttttaaaaaaaaattaattctttataaatgctataatttatattttaataaaaaaaattcctaaataccatattttaaattttaacctATATATAAAGAAGCgataattacataaaacattattttttgtaaaatttttatattttaaataattttatttttttacatttttacagtgttctatcaaaaaaaaaaacaagaaaactacataaaaataacgcagaaaaacatccaaatagcatcaaaacaacaacaaaaaattaacaagagtacaatataaaaatatattaaaagaccgtatttttgtaaataaaatcattcaaatatttagaatttcatacaacagtatttttgtaatcttAATTGCCTTGGGTTGGCCCTCAATATAATATATTCTTAAGAAATGACGTTGTAAGGTATCGAAATCTTATTGccttaaataagaaaaaataacatTGTATACCTACTTTATCttatatgttttaatttttacttttatttctaTATTCTTTAAGATTATATGATGTTTCCATTATACCCATTAGGTCAATGTAAATTGTGCTAGATTTAAGTATAGGGTGAAGGTATATTGGGCAACCACtcataaaagtgggtatattttaatgaaatataatatgagagtatttttaattagaaaaattacctcatatactattttttaacttttttaaaaaaaattacggcTTGGATTTCTAAGGTGGTTTATTCGGTGGTTTCTATGTGGTTTATTATACATATTTTGATTGCAATTTAGGCTGCTCCATTAGTtgtaataggggtttctatgtgaaatttcgtaaaaatgcaaaaaaaaaaaaaaaaaaaaaattgaagtgtaaaaatgaaaaatccctttttaattaatagatacaaaaaaaaaaatattcctcaacttatccccttaaaaaatgataatttacaTGTATGCACGTTTTTCAGTATTTAATATCAGTATTAACGTggcttttttaaatattaatattactgTATTTTTCTTCCCATTTTCTATTCTTATTATTGATTGTGTGTTGGACACAATGAACTACTTTTGATGACGTCATATTGACTTCTCACATCATGATATGGGACAGAGTGAGCACCTGATgaaaagttttataattttgaatattgattttcttttttaaagtttGTTTGGACCCAAGATAGAATATGGTGAATTTAATAGTTTATAGTTTGTAAACTTAATAGTTTTCTTTTTCActtttttaggattttattgcaATTTGTTCAAATGTAAcattgataatttataatttaaggtttatttttcattttttaggaTTTTATAGATGTATgtataaatgtatttttgatactgtatactttaggttttttttttgtatatgatAGGGTTGTATACTGAATGGTGTACTATaattttttgcatttaatttattttattgatcatatattttggtattaatataattttgtttGCCACTAATATACATATCATTTTTTATGATgtgatttttgtaaaaaaaaaattatatatatatatatttttttgggaaTTTTATTTGAGCGGATGTTATTTTGATACAGTATactttagggttttttttttttttttaaagtggttGTATATTACATAAGACTGTTATATATGTGCGTTTTTCATATGATTaggatatatttttatttttcagtgtattttttgaaaaaaaaaattgttggagTATATTTTTGTATCTGTAtttgttttgaaattttaatgtgattttgatttgtatgcttaatgattttttaatttttattttttacgatTTTATTAATGTTTGTTCGAATGcgttttttatattgtataccttaggattttatttatttatttgtatgttataggATTGTATACTGCatactatatatgtatatatatatataggacatTTCTATAGTAGGGATGTCTCTTTTGTCTCTATGATAGGGATACTTTATTAGACATTGATTAATGATCCAATGGTGAGAAGAATGTAAGGAGTATGATAGTGAATATGGACTTTACTGTATGGTTACATATctcttcaaattttaataatattttaatacttattcttttctttaattttttttttactttagtcaattttttttcctaaatctttttctttttcctttttaattaaaaaataattagtaaatttatttttatttcaaatagttagttgatttttttttcttttaaaataaaaatattttcataatagtttaaaaaaagataagttgatctaataaaaattagtgtacCCCTCTCAGTAGACCCCTTATTTCGgcatccaaaaatatttttgatttttcaatagaccacttgtaaatttttaaaaaattataaatagtttACAATGTGAAAAATAAGGTTCAAATATTTTATTGCACGAGCGACTATTTTTTCTTATAGATGTGGCAATCAactgtttgaattttatttacgGCACTGTAGACTATTCAAAATTTCATGAAAATTTACTAGTAGTTCTAAGTAACTACAATGTacatgattaagaaaataataatttaaaaactcTCATAGATGCCAAAACAGAGAAGGGGGTctatcaaaataatattttaagggggtacaattattttcaaaatatttttctttttctacattaattttttatgatgAATTCTACTAAAATCTACTGTACACTCCTAAAAGGGTTTTCTAGTAACTCTATATCTGTTTTGGCATCCAGAAAAGATTtttagttcatttttttttcatgatcgtGTATATATGTTATAGCTATATAGGATTActtgtaaatttaaaaaaaaaaaaaattgaatattttacaATGCGGAAAATAAGGTTCAAAAAGTTATTTAATATGTGTGTAAGAACGAACAGTCGTGCGtgcaataaaatatttagatCTTATTTTTGACATTATAAACTACtcgaaattttctaaaaatttacagGTGCTCTTAAAATATACAACGTACAtgatcatgaaaaataaatagattgaaaAACTCTCTTTGATACCGAAACAGATTGTGAGTCTAACAAAATAACCATTTCAAATGAGTATGAAATATCTCTAAATATTCGTAAGACAGCTCGtaaaaatagattttatttgtttatttatttaatttatctgtTATATTTGACATAAAATTTAATGATACTTATATACTTATTTTGAgttataaaaaactaaaaaaacaaaataaaaatttgtagatactacatttttttcaaataattatcttttactataatatttatgtttaattagaaaaaaatatgaatatcaccacatttttgctttttattttttcagtctttttttacgaaaaaaaaaaagacacatttaagaaaaataattaatagtatgattcttttcgatttttttttaagtaaaaaactTACATTTTAGTtgcaataaattaattataaaaaaaattggagaAAAAAAATCACGTTCCATTGAAAGAACATtgtttatgtaaaaaaaaaaaatatattgcttatgtaataataaataaataaattaattaaattatttcaaaataataataaaaatataagtaaAATATGTAAGTAATAACTTTTTagtgaaatttctatatataaaatcttttaataaaatttaataaaacaaaaacaaaaaaaaaaatacaagaacatctaattttatatttcttaatttgttatcaataattaaaattttagagaCATAAATTATTGTGATTTTATTAGGTTCCgtgatttttttatatttgtaaagttttttttttttttttgacatcaAGATATTTGATTCAATGCATTGAGTTATACAACAATTATCTTGTACTTTCAAAAGTCATCTTTATCAATGGTCAAAAAAATGTCACTATACTATATAGACAGAACAAGAGTACCTACTAtagaatttttctatatatatatatatatatatatatattgcatttgatttatttattgaacATATATTTGGTGATTAAAATAAACTTGAAAGTTACCACAATGTATCTTAAACGTAAACTATATGAGTgacataaaataaatttcatgaataactaaaaaaaagtatattaaatatgtttatagtaaaatttctaattttaatattttaattgataatttttttgaaaaaaaaaataattcttaaaaaatttatttgataTAAATGTTTTCTTATTAAATTGAATATACCTttcaatatattatattatatatataaaa from Cannabis sativa cultivar Pink pepper isolate KNU-18-1 chromosome 2, ASM2916894v1, whole genome shotgun sequence encodes:
- the LOC133034433 gene encoding uncharacterized protein LOC133034433, whose product is MQQEGELPTEEEIPSKIQMKKTRCEEALQQQEDELKQQGEHWKELQRTTFLKLKEFIDFFKGIFVGTDNGVEYNCAHLFPQKISQEDSEILLSCPSADEIKRALFAMNNHKAPGPDGMSVLFYKHYWESVGVDFCEAVSDFFISGNMHRGINATNVVLIPKILANKIKPLLPSLICPTQAAFVPGRNIHDNNVIVQEIIHSFNRKKGKEGLFAIKIDLVKAYDKLSWRFIDHVLGCYGIPQKFRLWISQCVSTSSLNICLNGGQVGRINPSCGIRQGDPLSPYLFIWAAEVLSRLFNDALDQGSIKGVKLSRGGPVLSHIFFADDLILVGRANLREVNGFWRCLENFCSWSGQQVNKLKTSIFFSKNTPLRRREEIKEALGIDYPEGCIKYLGLPLFRSRQKDGDFNFILDNLTAKLQGWKAKTLSKAGRATLIKSVGLAMPMYAMQTSKLSTRMVNKIDGMVRDFWWGFEKRNHGIHLKAWDKLCLPKSLGGLGFRKTKEMNQAFLAKWGWNILNGSQSLCCRVLKAKYLKGKDFLSCRYKDSDSWFWKSVVKATSILRKGACKLVANGENTKIWGDPWIPHRKGFHPKPLQGNPSNLNCVADLMLSNGKWDIQKLRSIFDCETVSDILKGGNPSGIGTDRWVWTLERKGCFSTKSAYLAQALERAPHCEVAPKLWNKLWNSKILERHKVLWWSILSNALPVRAVIGNRFHIEDTSCPLCGMGEESFEHLFLSCDLAFHLWRSSPWGIFPVCDIGIRVWDWVKFIWDLNKRGIEANDVFLYASIVVDTIWRVRNEKVHNNCSPDIIKCIDNICTSYADYHASLLPSPSLDLTEAWSPPPPEWIKLNCDVKVGLNSMCIAVVARNHLGSVIRVQTAREDFSDALCGEAAACCLAVSVALDIRSKFAIVENDSRMVINALNGIDSHWAIENYVSFCTNSSPLFISCNFSYVRRTCNFAAHNVARWAYAHKVSLSSLLLEAPSRDRQSITSVLGVVGSVVRDGVGRSDSSGVGGGDDRYNRFGSRDCNTNFKSLPLRQYDYDYGDSRGEGFCLGTT